The following are from one region of the Quercus robur chromosome 1, dhQueRobu3.1, whole genome shotgun sequence genome:
- the LOC126717910 gene encoding G-type lectin S-receptor-like serine/threonine-protein kinase LECRK2, with product MALQLSYLLSLLLLVLLLPYSTTAQTSSNQSLGSSLTAQEKGSYWASPFGDFAFGFQQIGNGGYLLAIWFNKIPEKTIVWSANGDNLVPTGSKVELTEGGQLVLSDPTGTGIWKSELGGLGVVHAAMLDTGNFVLTSQDGGYLWQSFDHPTDTMLPTQTMSMGSKLVAHYSERNNSNGRFQFALQIDGNLVLQTIEYPTDWSNTAYWLSETIGSGFRVVFNESGSIYLTARNGSLLTVISSNPSSTQDFYQRAIMEYDGVFTQYVYPKKSTNSTNAGRWRMAWSSVSYIPDNICHLLEDIGSGACGFNSYCILEDDGKPNCRCPPGYTFINPDDIRKGCKQNFLPQSCDEASSETDQFDLSEMESINWPQSGSDYARYGGDYITEDWCRKACLDDCFCAAAVFEDRKCLKKKIPLSNGRLDPNNNAASKVLIKTRKDNSTFKPPGADLKKKNHSTVILIVSVLLSSSMFLNLLFMLAAFLLVFRLKYWKPKALKTCPFMPGVNLQSYNYEELTKATNGFKEELGRGAFAKVYKGVLEYEDRKLVAVKRLNNMEREGDMEFKAEVSAIGRTNHRNLVQLLGFCNEGEHRLLVYEFMSNGSLASFLFGGSRPYWYQRIQIALETARGLFYLHEECSIQIIHCDIKPQNILLDDSFSARISDFGLAKLLKTDQTRTTTGIRGTKGYVAPEWFRNMPVTIKVDVYSFGILLLELICCRKSFESEAENEDQMILADWAYDCYKDKKLDLLVENDEEATNDMKRVEKYVMIAIWCIQEDPSLRPTMKKVVQMMEGSIEVSVPPGSSSFISSM from the coding sequence ATGGCTTTACAACTATCATATCTTCTCTCCTTGTTGCTTCTTGTTCTGTTGCTGCCATATTCCACCACTGCCCAAACTTCCAGCAACCAATCTCTAGGCTCATCCCTTACTGCACAAGAAAAAGGCTCTTACTGGGCATCACCTTTTGGTGACTTTGCTTTTGGTTTCCAACAAATTGGAAATGGAGGCTATCTACTAGCCATATGGTTCAACAAAATACCTGAAAAAACCATTGTCTGGTCAGCCAATGGAGATAATCTAGTGCCAACAGGATCCAAAGTTGAACTTACCGAAGGTGGCCAATTGGTACTCAGTGACCCAACAGGCACAGGAATATGGAAATCTGAGTTAGGTGGCTTAGGAGTTGTCCATGCAGCCATGCTTGACACCGGAAACTTTGTGCTGACAAGCCAGGATGGTGGCTATTTGTGGCAGAGTTTTGATCATCCGACAGATACAATGTTACCTACACAAACAATGAGTATGGGAAGCAAGCTTGTAGCTCATTACTCAGAAAGGAATAACTCTAATGGAAGGTTCCAGTTTGCACTACAAATAGATGGAAATCTTGTGCTTCAAACAATAGAATACCCTACAGATTGGTCTAACACTGCTTATTGGTTAAGTGAAACTATAGGTAGTGGCTTCCGGGTGGTCTTCAATGAGTCTGGCTCTATATACCTCACAGCTAGAAACGGAAGCTTACTTACGGTGATATCATCTAATCCTAGTTCTACGCAGGACTTCTATCAAAGAGCAATTATGGAGTATGATGGAGTTTTTACACAATATGTCTACCCAAAAAAGAGCACTAACAGTACAAATGCTGGAAGGTGGCGTATGGCCTGGTCCTCTGTGTCCTATATACCTGATAATATTTGCCATCTTCTGGAAGACATAGGCAGTGGAGCTTGTGGGTTCAACAGCTATTGCATCCTAGAAGATGATGGAAAACCAAATTGCAGATGCCCACCTGGATACACCTTCATTAATCCAGATGATATTAGGAAAGGTTGCAAACAGAACTTTCTTCCACAGAGTTGTGATGAAGCATCTTCAGAAACAGATCAGTTTGATTTAAGTGAAATGGAAAGTATAAATTGGCCCCAATCCGGATCCGATTATGCAAGATATGGAGGAGACTACATAACCGAAGATTGGTGTAGAAAAGCTTGCCTGGACGATTGTTTCTGTGCAGCGGCCGTTTTTGAAGATAGAAAGtgcttgaaaaagaaaattcctctCTCAAATGGGAGACTGGACCCCAACAACAATGCTGCAAGCAAAGTTCTaatcaaaacaagaaaagataaTTCTACTTTTAAGCCTCCAGGTGcagatttgaagaagaaaaatcattcAACTGTGATACTTATTGTGTCGGTACTCCTTAGCAGCTCAATGTTTCTGAACTTACTCTTCATGTTGGCTGCCTTTCTGCTTGTTTTTCGTCTCAAATATTGGAAACCAAAGGCCCTCAAAACATGCCCATTCATGCCAGGTGTGAATTTGCAAAGTTACAATTATGAGGAACTAACAAAAGCCACAAATGGGTTCAAGGAAGAGCTAGGGAGGGGTGCCTTTGCAAAAGTTTATAAAGGGGTTCTAGAGTATGAGGACAGAAAACTAGTTGCGGTTAAAAGGTTGAATAATATGGAGAGAGAAGGCGATATGGAGTTCAAAGCTGAAGTGAGTGCTATTGGAAGAACAAACCACAGAAATTTGGTCCAACTACTAGGATTCTGCAATGAGGGGGAGCATCGGCTTCTAGTATATGAATTTATGAGTAATGGTTCTCTAGCAAGCTTTCTATTTGGGGGTTCGCGGCCATATTGGTACCAAAGAATTCAAATTGCATTAGAAACAGCAAGAGGGCTCTTTTACTTGCATGAAGAATGCAGCATCCAAATCATACATTGTGATATCAAGCCGCAGAACATCCTCTTGGATGACTCTTTTTCAGCTAGAATTTCTGACTTTGGATTGGCTAAGCTTTTGAAAACAGATCAGACTCGTACTACTACTGGAATCAGGGGAACTAAAGGGTATGTTGCACCCGAATGGTTCAGAAACATGCCTGTTACAATCAAGGTGGATGTTTACAGCTTTGGCATTTTGTTGCTAGAGCTCATTTGCTGTAGGAAAAGTTTTGAATCAGAGGCAGAGAATGAGGATCAGATGATACTAGCTGACTGGGCATATGATTGCTATAAAGACAAGAAACTAGATCTGTTAGTGGAGAATGATGAGGAGGCAACAAATGACATGAAGAGAGTGGAGAAATATGTGATGATTGCAATATGGTGCATTCAGGAGGATCCATCACTAAGGCCAACAATGAAGAAAGTGGTACAAATGATGGAAGGATCAATTGAGGTCTCAGTTCCTCCAGGTTCATCCTCATTTATTAGTTCAATGTAA